In the genome of Methylotenera mobilis JLW8, the window CAGCATTGGGGATAAGTTTTATGATGTGCTCGCTTTCACGGGCTTCAGCTGCTTCAGCATCTGCCATTGCACTTTCAAGTTCAGAGGAGAGCTCACGCCGTTTGTCTTCGGTCAGCTTGCGTGCCTTCTCGACTAGTACGAGTTTTTCCGCAGTGCGGCGGTCTTGTCGATTAGTACGATCTAACTGCAGATCAATCGAAACCTGAAAGCTGAGCATATCGCTGCGATCATTAAACCGCTTGCCATAGCCTACTTCCCAGCCCCAATTACGCTCCAAGTTGGCTTGGGCACTATCTACATCATATTGCGCAACTTTCTCTGTTTGATGGGCATTACGTACCAATGGATGCTGTTCAAGCGCTGACTGTGTAGCGTCTTGATTCAAGCTATTAGTCATCACCGGCAGTTCAGACGAGATTGGACGAGATGCAGATTTACCTATCCAGCGCGCTAGAGCAGCACGTGCTTTACGCTCATCGCGTTGTGCAAAGATGCGCTTTTCATTGGTCATGGAGGTTTGCGTATCCATGCGCAAGACATCACTGGATTTAGCGCTGCCAGAACTCACACTGGCAGCCAGCACTTTACGCTCTGCTGTCATATCATCGACTATGCGTTGGTAAAGCTCAGATTTACGCTGCGCCTCATACACATCCAGCCAAGCCAAAGCGACATCGCGCTCAATGGTTCTAGCAGTCGCAATTTGCTCAGTGTGGAACTGATCTGCCTCTGCCAGCATCCGGTTTGAAGCGACCTCACGTTTTTTTCGTGGAATGATGTCTTGCGAGATTCCAACATTGACCATGGTTTGGTCATCACGGTTATAACGTAAAGCATCACCTGTTGTGACGGGAAGATTAATGACTCCAAACTTTACTTTGGGGTCTGGCAGTTGCCCTTCTGCAATGGCCGCTTGGCGCGAAGAGGCAGCTGCATCATCAAGTGATTGCAGCAAGGGCTGGTTTTGTGTGGCTAATTGTATGGTTTCAGCTAATGTCAGTGCTTCTTCTGCTTTCGCAGAAGCAACTTTTAAAGACAATGCCAACACCACCATTATGCTAAACCACATGCATATTACTCTTGGCGTATAAGCCAATCTGGGGGCGTTCATGAGAGCTCTCCTAAACTTAAATGTGCAAATTTAGGGCGTAATTACGCCCTAATGGCAACAATTCAAGCTGGAGGCTTTAACGGCGGGGATAGATCTACGGATTTTTCGGATGAGACAAAACTAGGGAATGAAGCTGTTGCAGAAACAGCCAGGAAATACTTAGTGGGCGATTCGATTACTGTAACTTGCACGAACTGACAACTTGCACCCATCGCACAAGATTTATGTTCATTACTCGATTTATGCTTGTCTTTACTCATGGAGGCTTCATGACAGTTTTTCATACCAACCATGCTATCTGAATGCATAGAAGTCATAATCGAATGCGAAGCACATGAAGTAGCGCAAATGGCTGCCAGCGCCGGGGTTGAAGCCAACGCCAGAATTAACACTATTGCAATTGCACGGAACATTTTCATTATGGAGCTACTCTATCACTTCAAACTTTTTTCAACAAGTTTCTGTTGGTTCAGGATTAAAAGTCTGCTTTGGGCTGAAAGCTGCGACCACATGCGGCTCAATGCGAAATTTCGTTTAATAATTACGAATGGCAGAAAAATCAGCAAAGCAGAGAATTAGTTTAATAAAGCATTTTCACGTATTTATTATTACACAACTATTTTGAATTTAATTGATGTTAATCAACTAGCTGATGACTTGCGTTTTAGTTGTTAAGTTAGACTCATATTTCGTCAATTGCCAGCTCATCGAGTATCGGGCAATCAGGGCGCTCATCGCCATGACAACATTTTACTAAGTGTGATAATTCAGACTTCATCGCATTCAACTCTTTTATCTTTTGATCTAGCACCTCAATATGTTTGATGGCTAATGACTTGACCTTGCTGCTTGAGCGGTTCTTGTCACGCCATAAGCTTAACAATGCTGCAATTTGCTTAATTGAAAATCCTAAGTCTCTAGAGTGCTTTATAAATCTCAGCATATGAACGTCACGTTGGTTGTAGGTTCTGTACCCAGAAATCGTTCTTGATGCAGCTGGAAGTAGCTCTACCTTCTCGTAATGACGAATCATTTTTGCAGATATGCCAGAAGCATTCGCCGCTTCTCCAATATTGTAAAAGTCATTATCCATAAAAAATCCTTACTCTAAAGTTGGGACTGAAACTCATCATCAATCTAAATGTTTATTACTGAATTTATTTACCCTAACAATGCTAATGCTTTCCACTATTGTAAGGTCAAGAAGTAATTTAATAAAAAACGCTTGACCTTACAATTGTTGGAAGCTTTAGAGTGATTGTACATTCACATTTTCTATAAAGAAGAGCCTATTATGTATATATTAAGAGTACAAAATATGAACTGTGGAGGTTGTGTTAATACAATCAAAAAAACCATTCAACAAATAGACGCGTTGGCGGTGATTGATGTTGAACTATCTACAAAAACATTACGTGTTAATTCGGCCATGCCCGAAGCAGTAATTATTCAAGCAATATCTGATGCTGGGTTTCAGCCATTACGATAAATTTTTATATTCTTAAAAGGAGAGTTGAAATGAATAAAATATTAATTGTTATATTCACAACATTTTTGAGTTTAGCCTCTTTAGTGTCCTTAGCTAATGACGCACATCACCCAAGTAAAGAGATACAAAAGAGCTATTCTGCAAGAGGCGAAGTAGTGGCTCTGGATACTGAGTTAAGCAAAGTGAAATTAAAGCACGAACCTGTTCCAGCGCTAAACTGGCCAGGGATGACTATGTTCTTTAAAGTTGCTGATAAGTCACTATTAGATACAGTTAAAATTGGAGATCAAGTTGATTTTGGGTTCGTAAAAGTAGAAGGTGAATCCCCATTAGTCATCAATATAAAGCCTGTTGATTGAAGAAAGGACGTGGCTGGATACTAAACATTTTTCGATATTTGGCTCATCTGCATCAATTGTCCCAGGAGCGAAGGTTATGGATATGAAGAACAATACTAATACGATGAAAGATCCAGTTTGTGGAATGAATGTTTCTGACCAGTCACAACATTCTGCAAAGCATGCAGGAGCAATGTTCTATTTTTGTAGCAATAAATGCAAAGGTAAGTTTCTAGAAAATCCAGCTCTATATCATCAACCTCAACCTGTAAATGATGACCAAATTTCAGCTGAGTTAAGCGCCAAAGGGACTATATATACATGCCCGATGCATCCCGAAGTACGGCAGGACTCTCCAGGCGTCTGTCCAAAGTGCGGCATGTCATTGGAGCCAGAGCTACCGAGCCTTGAGGAAGACGAAAGTCCGGAATTAATAGATTTTAAACGGCGTTTTTTTTGGACATTGCCATTAACCGTTGTTGTTACAGTTTTGGCAATGTTAGGTCACAGGCTACAATGGTTTGAGATGGCGACTCAAAGCTGGATTGAGCTCATTATTTCTTTGCCGATTGTATTATGGGCAGGCTGGCCTTTCTTCCAACGAGGCGTCCAATCAATAATTAACCGTAAACCTAATATGTGGACCTTAATTGGTCTCGGTACTTCAGCTGCATTTATTTACAGTGTAATAGCAACAGCATTACCTGATTTTTTCCCAGATTCATTTATCGATATGGGCCGAGTGTCTGTCTACTTTGAAGCCGCTGCAGTCATCATTTCACTTACCTTACTTGGTCAGGTCCTTGAGCTTAAGGCACGATCACAGACATCTGCAGCTATCAAATCATTACTGGGTTTGGCACCTAAGTCAGCTCGTAAAATTAATACCGATGGTACAGAGCAGGATGTGCCCTTGACGCATGTGCATGTTGGCGACACTCTTCGCGTCCGTCCTGGTGAAAAGGTACCTGTTGATGGCGTTGTGATTGAGGGAGTTAGCGCAGTTGATGAGTCTATGCTTACAGGTGAACCTGTTCCAGTGACAAAACGCGTTGGAGATAAACTGATAGGAGCAACATTAAATACAAGTGGTACATTAGTGTTAAGAGCTGAAAAGGTGGGAACTCAAACTGTTCTTTCAAGTATTGTGCAAATGGTTATGCAAGCGCAACGATCAAGAGCACCTATGCAGCGCATTGCTGATCATGTTGCAGGGTACTTTGTTATAACAGTCGTACTTATCTCGCTACTGACATTTTTTGTGTGGGGCGTGTTTGGCCCAGAGCCAAGCTGGGTATACGGGCTCATTAATGCTGTTGCTGTGCTTATTATTGCCTGTCCATGTGCGCTAGGATTGGCAACACCAATGTCAATTATGGTTGCTACAGGAAAAGCAGCC includes:
- a CDS encoding TolC family protein, yielding MWFSIMVVLALSLKVASAKAEEALTLAETIQLATQNQPLLQSLDDAAASSRQAAIAEGQLPDPKVKFGVINLPVTTGDALRYNRDDQTMVNVGISQDIIPRKKREVASNRMLAEADQFHTEQIATARTIERDVALAWLDVYEAQRKSELYQRIVDDMTAERKVLAASVSSGSAKSSDVLRMDTQTSMTNEKRIFAQRDERKARAALARWIGKSASRPISSELPVMTNSLNQDATQSALEQHPLVRNAHQTEKVAQYDVDSAQANLERNWGWEVGYGKRFNDRSDMLSFQVSIDLQLDRTNRQDRRTAEKLVLVEKARKLTEDKRRELSSELESAMADAEAAEARESEHIIKLIPNAEAKLRIAQAAYQSGKQPLSDVWDARRDVLDIELDHWTILTDKQRAAVKIGYLLNDSRLFKKIEKE
- the cueR gene encoding Cu(I)-responsive transcriptional regulator, producing MDNDFYNIGEAANASGISAKMIRHYEKVELLPAASRTISGYRTYNQRDVHMLRFIKHSRDLGFSIKQIAALLSLWRDKNRSSSKVKSLAIKHIEVLDQKIKELNAMKSELSHLVKCCHGDERPDCPILDELAIDEI
- a CDS encoding heavy-metal-associated domain-containing protein, translated to MYILRVQNMNCGGCVNTIKKTIQQIDALAVIDVELSTKTLRVNSAMPEAVIIQAISDAGFQPLR
- a CDS encoding copper-binding protein, with translation MNKILIVIFTTFLSLASLVSLANDAHHPSKEIQKSYSARGEVVALDTELSKVKLKHEPVPALNWPGMTMFFKVADKSLLDTVKIGDQVDFGFVKVEGESPLVINIKPVD
- a CDS encoding heavy metal translocating P-type ATPase — translated: MDMKNNTNTMKDPVCGMNVSDQSQHSAKHAGAMFYFCSNKCKGKFLENPALYHQPQPVNDDQISAELSAKGTIYTCPMHPEVRQDSPGVCPKCGMSLEPELPSLEEDESPELIDFKRRFFWTLPLTVVVTVLAMLGHRLQWFEMATQSWIELIISLPIVLWAGWPFFQRGVQSIINRKPNMWTLIGLGTSAAFIYSVIATALPDFFPDSFIDMGRVSVYFEAAAVIISLTLLGQVLELKARSQTSAAIKSLLGLAPKSARKINTDGTEQDVPLTHVHVGDTLRVRPGEKVPVDGVVIEGVSAVDESMLTGEPVPVTKRVGDKLIGATLNTSGTLVLRAEKVGTQTVLSSIVQMVMQAQRSRAPMQRIADHVAGYFVITVVLISLLTFFVWGVFGPEPSWVYGLINAVAVLIIACPCALGLATPMSIMVATGKAASQGVLFRDAAAIENFRKIDTIIVDKTGTLTEGKPRFDRVFANQGYTEEEVLRLAASLDQGSEHPLADAILQEARDRKLRLEKVESFDSISGIGVKGIVGGRSLALGNSALMTQIGVSYEELKLQAENLRAEGASVMVLAVDGNVAGLLAVSDPIKASSLDALNILRSFNIRVIMATGDGLVTAKFVAAKLGISEIYGEVRPADKLALVDKLQREGRIVAMAGDGINDAPALAKANVGIAMGTGTDVAMNSAQVTLVKGDLRGIAQARAISEQTIINMKQNLTFAFVYNSLGVPLAAGLLFPLTGWLLSPMIAALAMSLSSVSVIANALRLKS